Genomic window (Candidatus Bathyarchaeota archaeon):
GGCATGAACATACCGCGAGTTAAAGATTCCCCACAATCACTGCGTTTCTGGACAGACGAATTAAAGCACATGAAAACACAACTTGAAAAGTTCACAGGCAATAAAATCACGCGCAGCGCCCTCAAAGCGGCCATTGAACAGAATCAAAAGGCGACAAAAGCATTCCGCCGACTACAAGAGTTGCGTAAAGGGCCACCAGTGATTATGGGCAGAGACGCCATGCTGGTCAACCAAGCCTACCTGTGGGATGACAAAAAAAGATGGACAGAGAAAACCGAGGCACTCTGCGATGAACTCGAAAAGAGAGCCCAACGGAAAGATTGGGTTTGCCCACCTGACACACCAAGAGTCATGGTCACAGGCACCCCGATGTTTTGGCCAGACAACTGGAAACTGCCTACACTTGTCGAAGAAGCTAATCCGCAAGGCATCATAGTTGCTGACGAGCTCTGCTCAGGCGAGAGAATTCTAAACGACCCTGTTGGAGTGGACGAGTGGTCAATGGATGACATGCTTCACGCCATCGGCGACCGCTACTTGATGGCTTCCACATGCCCATGCTTCACATCCAAGGACGGCAACGAAGACAGAATCAACTGGCTACTAAACAAAGTTAAAGAATGGAACATTCAAGGCGTCATTTACTACGTGGTGCGCGGTTGCATGCTCTACGCCATGGAGTACACGCGGGTCAAAAAAGCTCTAGACAAGATAAATGTACCCGTTTACTATCTTGATACAGAGTACACTAGAGAAGATGTCGGGCAGATGAAAACTCGTGTGGAAGCGTTCCTTGAAATGTTGACGGCGAGAGTGGACCTCTAAAGATGATTACAGTTGGAATGGACCTTGGCACTCAACGCGTCAAAGCAGTAATCCTAAAAGACGGCGCTGTCATAGCACGTGGGCAAGCGTTCGCAGGATTCGACCCTACAAAAGCCGCTGAACAAGCAGTTGCAGACGCACTAAAACAAGCAAAACTCAAACAATCAGACATCGCTTACTTTGTCGCAACTGGCTCAGCTATGGACATGGCACCCTACGCAAACAGCACCATAAGCATGATGGGTGCAGATGCAAAAGCAGGAGTCTACCTTATTCCCAGCGCAAGAACAATCATAGACGTAGGCGCAGAAGAAGCCAGAGCAGTAAAATGCGACGAAAAAGGTGTCATGGTTGACTTTGTCGTCAACGAACGTTGCGCCGCAGGTGCAGGAGCATTCATAGAAGCCATGGCAAGAGCCTTAGAAGTCAAACTTGAAGAAATGGGCCCCCTCTCGCTTAAAGCAGAACGGGCAAGTCCAATTAATGCTTCATGCGTAATCTTTGGCGAATCTGACGTTGTTTCGCTGATTCATCGCCAAGAATCCAAGCCAGAAATCGCGCGGGCTGTTTTTGATGCCATGGCAGACAGAATCTCATCTATGATTCACAGGCTTGGCATTACCCCTGATGTGGTTTTGGTTGGCGGTGTGGCTAAAGATGAAGGCTTTGTCGCTTCACTAAACCGCAAACTCGGCGTCAACGTACTTATACCAGAGAATCCCGATTATGTTGGTGCTTTAGGAGCAGCGCTTACCGCCGCATCTCGGGCAAAGGAGGCACAGAAATGAAGGAACCGAGCACCGTGAAAGACCTTGAGTATTGGCGTTGGCAAGAATACCACCGTGTAATCGAAGGCATGAAGTGGACAAACAAAGACATAATCACCGCAGGCGTAGACGTTGGCTCAGTTGGCTCAAAAGCCGCCATAATGATAAACGGCAAAGCCTACTCGTGGGCAGTAACACGCACAGGCTCAAACAGTCCTGAAAGCGCAAACAAAGCGCTCAGTTACGCTCTGGAAGGAACAGGGCTCAAGGTTAGCGACCTCAAATACATCGTTGGTACAGGTTACGGGCGTGTAAACGTGCCGATGGCAAACAAAGCCATAACCGAAATCGCCTGCCACGGCAAAGGCGCAAACTACATTTGGGGTCCAAGCGTCCGCACCGTGCTCGACGTTGGTGGACAGGATATTAAGGCTATTAAAATTGATGAGACAGGAAGAGTTGTCTCGTTCTTGATGAATGATAAGTGTGCTGCTGGAACAGGCAGAGGCATGGAAGTATTCGCTGATTTACTACAGATTCCCATTGAAGAAATCGGTGACATTTCTCTAAAAGTGGAAAAGGAACCCGACCCGGTGAGTTGCACATGCGTTGCCTTCGCAAAAACCGAAGCAATGGGACTACTGCGAAAAGGCTGGTCCAAAGAGAAGGTTCTGGCAGCTTACACGAGAGCTATGGCTGTGCGCATGGCTAACCTGATTAATCGAGTGGGCTTAGAAAAAGAACTTGTAATCACTGGTGGGCAATCAAAAAACATTGGAATAGTAAGCCGAATCGAAGTTATCCTCGGCACAAAGACGCTCCCCATGCCACGCTGGCGCGAGAACGGTCTTGATCCCATGGTTGCAGGCGCATTAGGCGCAGCTCTTTTCGCTAAGGCCTTGTATGAAAAAGCCCAAAAGACGTAGGTGATGGGCTATAATAATACATTATGGTTACACTGACGGCTCCGGCGAATACTATATCGTGATTGATTCGGACAAATGCACAGGTTGCGGTTTATGCGTTAAACAGTGCCCTCAAGGCGCGCTTCAATTAGAAGAAGAGTTCATTGACCTTGAAGATAAAACCGTGGCGGCAATAATAGAGGAACATCGGAAAAAAATAAAGTACACTTGTTCCGCTTGCAAGCCTGAAACCAACAATACACCCTGTGTTCTTGCCTGTGAGACTAAAGCCATCAAGTGCGTTTGGAACCCTCGCTAACCTCAAGCCATAACACCACAATTTTTCAGACCCTTAATCTTTTGAGGAGTAGTTAAAACTGCTCTATGCTCATTTTTTTAGGAGTTCGCGCTTTTTTAGAGAAGCTTTAAATTTATGACACGTGTCATTTTAACATTATTTAGGGGAAGAAATAACGAAAAAACTTCTAAAAACAATCGTATTTGCATTAACTCTATCAATTTTACTCATAATGCAAGCTACCGCATTGGGCGAAACTACACCATTCCTAAAAGTGACAAATACCGATGGAACAACAATAACCCTGCCCCCAGATTATCTTCTCACGTTGCCCAAAACCACCGTTTACGCTGAACTTTACTGCTATGGCAATCTTGTCACAGATGGCTACTGGGGCGGCGTTAAACTAACAGACTTAATCAGCCAAGCAGGTGGCTTAGATGAAAATGTAGACTCAATTTATTTCGAAGCGCAAGATGGCTACAAAGTCCACATACCAATCAAAACAGCAGTTCGAGAAGATGTCCTTGTCGCTTACGAGAAAGACGGAGCGCCTCTGCCTGAAGGCCTTCGTTTGGTTATTCCAAACGCTAATGGTAACCTTTGGATAGCATTAATTACTTCGATGACCATGAGCACGCTGCAAATTCCCGAAGGGCGGTCGAGCGGCACGGATTCTTCGCCGTTGAGCATTCCTTTTACCCCCAGCCAGCAAGCGTCAACGCAGCCCCAGCCGCAAGTTCAGCCAACACCCACCATGCAACCAGACAACAATATTAACACTACACCAGTGAATCCTTCAGTAAATATTACGCAGCAAGAGCCTTTAACCGACAACGATATTACTAAACAAGCTGATTCAGGGGTATCTTGGCGTTTCAGTGTTGAGTTAAGTTCTGCAATATTCGCATCAATTTTGATAGCATTAACTGTTATGTTTGTGGTTTTACAGCGAAGGACTCGAACGTCACTTAAGGGTACTTAGAATGTATCTTTAATCAGTATAGTTATACCGTTGCTGTGATATTACTTTGGGATTCGCTACCTTTATTTATACAATACGTATATTGAGTTGTCAGATAGTGGGGGTAGATATCATTGGCGAAGAATCCGCAATCGAGAGATGATGCTCTTGAGGCACTCGATTTCATAGTAAACGTCTTAAAAGAACATGAAAAAGACTTAGATAAACTCATAAACGAGTTGGCAACGGTTACCGAGCAACTTGGTGACACTGGTGAATTAAGCGGTAAAGTGGAGAAAGTTGAGGAAAAAATT
Coding sequences:
- a CDS encoding 4Fe-4S binding protein; the protein is MHYGYTDGSGEYYIVIDSDKCTGCGLCVKQCPQGALQLEEEFIDLEDKTVAAIIEEHRKKIKYTCSACKPETNNTPCVLACETKAIKCVWNPR
- a CDS encoding acyl-CoA dehydratase activase gives rise to the protein MITVGMDLGTQRVKAVILKDGAVIARGQAFAGFDPTKAAEQAVADALKQAKLKQSDIAYFVATGSAMDMAPYANSTISMMGADAKAGVYLIPSARTIIDVGAEEARAVKCDEKGVMVDFVVNERCAAGAGAFIEAMARALEVKLEEMGPLSLKAERASPINASCVIFGESDVVSLIHRQESKPEIARAVFDAMADRISSMIHRLGITPDVVLVGGVAKDEGFVASLNRKLGVNVLIPENPDYVGALGAALTAASRAKEAQK
- a CDS encoding molybdopterin-dependent oxidoreductase; its protein translation is MGETTPFLKVTNTDGTTITLPPDYLLTLPKTTVYAELYCYGNLVTDGYWGGVKLTDLISQAGGLDENVDSIYFEAQDGYKVHIPIKTAVREDVLVAYEKDGAPLPEGLRLVIPNANGNLWIALITSMTMSTLQIPEGRSSGTDSSPLSIPFTPSQQASTQPQPQVQPTPTMQPDNNINTTPVNPSVNITQQEPLTDNDITKQADSGVSWRFSVELSSAIFASILIALTVMFVVLQRRTRTSLKGT
- a CDS encoding 2-hydroxyacyl-CoA dehydratase family protein produces the protein MKSETVEKKYMPEVPRKEIDELKATVKAASQKIMADNIERMKKADPHRPEAMKYFDNIADLFGQRQKEIAAEKEKGKKVIGYMCLFAPTELIMAADAIPVRVNSGWYDTSKLGDRVVPVEVCPVLRSTIGAKMIELSPYLEMSDALISVLTCDGMTKLSEILSDYKTIWGMNIPRVKDSPQSLRFWTDELKHMKTQLEKFTGNKITRSALKAAIEQNQKATKAFRRLQELRKGPPVIMGRDAMLVNQAYLWDDKKRWTEKTEALCDELEKRAQRKDWVCPPDTPRVMVTGTPMFWPDNWKLPTLVEEANPQGIIVADELCSGERILNDPVGVDEWSMDDMLHAIGDRYLMASTCPCFTSKDGNEDRINWLLNKVKEWNIQGVIYYVVRGCMLYAMEYTRVKKALDKINVPVYYLDTEYTREDVGQMKTRVEAFLEMLTARVDL
- a CDS encoding acyl-CoA dehydratase activase, producing MKEPSTVKDLEYWRWQEYHRVIEGMKWTNKDIITAGVDVGSVGSKAAIMINGKAYSWAVTRTGSNSPESANKALSYALEGTGLKVSDLKYIVGTGYGRVNVPMANKAITEIACHGKGANYIWGPSVRTVLDVGGQDIKAIKIDETGRVVSFLMNDKCAAGTGRGMEVFADLLQIPIEEIGDISLKVEKEPDPVSCTCVAFAKTEAMGLLRKGWSKEKVLAAYTRAMAVRMANLINRVGLEKELVITGGQSKNIGIVSRIEVILGTKTLPMPRWRENGLDPMVAGALGAALFAKALYEKAQKT